Part of the Qipengyuania sp. SS22 genome, TTAACGGATGTTAGCTTTCTGTTCTTTTTGTGCCGGGCGATCATTTTTCGTCCGATCGGCAAGTCAGCAAGTGCTCGGTCGTCTCTTGTATTCTCCGCAAGGGGTGCGTGCAGTGCGGGGTGAAATCGGACACTTTTCCGCCGGGGAGATAGCCCCAGGTTTGCAGCCGCTTGGCCAGGTCGCCGCTTGCGCGGTGCGCGGTGCGATAGTCGGCATTGCCATCGCGCAATTCGATGCCCGGGTCGTGATCCTCGAGATCGAGAAATGCGAACAGCGCCTGCCGCGTTACATCGGGGCGGGCGACGAGATCCTCGTAGCGGATGACCAGTGAGGCATGCAGGTATGGCAGGTCCGCGGCAACGATATCATAGGCATCGAGCGCATAGCGGATGAGCGTATCGGGCTCGTCATCGACCCATTTGGCCAGCGCTGCCGCCATTATTTCGGGGTGGCGCAGGATCACGATGAATTGCGAGGTGGGAAACAGCTGCTGGTACAAGCGCATGCGGGTCAGGTTCACCGGCGATTTTTCAAGCCACCATGGTTTGGCCCGGTCCAGCCACTGCGACCAGTCCGACAGCATGCGCTGCTGCGTCTCCAGCGTATTCCAGCGCGATGCCTCGGTATGATGCTGGTGCGGATCGGTCGCATAATGCCCCGGTCGGCCATCGCGCGCGGTATGCGGGATACCGCCCTGCAGATAGCAGCCTTCGTTCTCGGGGACCGGCGCGCCTTCGATCCCGCCGACCGCCGGATGCGCGCCGAGAATGCGTGCCAGCAGGCTTGTCCCGGTGCGATGCAGCCCGGCGACGAACACGAACCGGTTGTGGCGGTGGCTCAAGCGAATTCGCGCAGCGACAGCGCGCCGTCGCCGTAGAGGTAATCTGGGTTGAAGCCGGCGTAGGCCTCGAGCCTTTCGCGATCGGCAATCCGTACCTTGCCGCGCTGGAAATCGGCCAGGCCGTTCTTCCTCAGGTCGGCCAGTGCGCGGTTGGTATGGATCGAGGTCGCGCCGCACATATCGGCAATGTCGCTCTGCCGCAGCGGAGTTTCGAAGCCATCGGCATAGCCAAGGCCGACCATTTCGAGCCGCCGCCAGATCTCGGCGAAGATATGCGCAATGCGCTTGGGCGCGGTCAGTTGCTCGAGCTTCATGATCCATTCGCGGTGCATCGCCGCGTCGAGCAGGGTCGAGAACCAGAACAGGCGCGCCAGATGCGGGCGGTTCGCCATTACGTCGGCGATCGCCGCATGCGGCACCTGACCAAGCTTCACCGAACCCACGCAATCGATGTTGTGATCGAGCCGCTTGAGCGCAAAACAGTGCAGGTCGACGAAATCTCCCGGCACATGGAAGCTCACGCCATAGCGCCGGTCCTCGCTTTCCAGCGTGCGCAGGATGAAGCCGTCGATCAGCAGCGTGGAGCAATCGCATACATCGCCGCGCGCGATCAGCCGCTCGCCATCTTCCAGCGTCAGGGTCCGCGAGACCAAACCTTCGAGTTCGGACTTCTCGGCATCGGTCATGTCGTGCCGCAAGCGCCCGGTCAGGAACCGTCCGGTCATGGGATAGCGGTCCAGCTCGTCGGTGAGCGCCATCATTTCCTCCTGTCGAGAGAATGCAATGCGATGCCGGCCGTTCCGGTAGCACACTGTATAAATGTTAGCTTTGCGGAGCGGCGGCAGATGGCGCGTTTGCCTGACATGTCTCGCAATTGCCTGATCCGCCCATGAAAATCGCGGTCCTCGCCCATATCCGCCATGCCATCGCCGAACCCTTCGGGGGCGGGATGGAGGCGCATTGCGACATGCTGTGCCGCGGGCTTCGCGCGGCGGGTCACGAGGTCGATCTCTTCGCCGCCGAAGGATCGCATGACGAGAACCTCGTGCCGATCTGCGCCGCGCCCTATGACGAGGTGCTGCCATGGCGCGTTTATCGCGGGACCAGCGAACTCGCCGCCTATCAGCGCGCCGCTTTCGAACGCGTGTTGCTCAAGATCGGCGGCGGCGGGTATGATGTGGTCCACAACAACTCGCTCTTTCCCGAAATCATCGCCTGGTGCGCGCAAGCGGGTATCCCCTGCGTCACCTCGCAGCACGTGCCGCCCTTCGGCACGATGTTCGATGCGGTGGAAGCGGCACGTGCGCAGCCGCACATCGGCTTCACTGTGACCTCGCATGACCAGCAATCGCTATGGGCCGATCGCGGCTGCCCTGGTCTCGATGTGATCTCCAACGGTATCGATACCGACCGCTGGGTGCCGGCGGGCGAGCCGGGCGACTATTTGACATGGGTGGGCCGTATCGTCCCCGACAAGGGGCTGGCCGAGGCGATCCAGGCGGCGCGCAAGGTGCGGGCCCGGTTGAAGATCTTCGGACCGGTCGAGGATGCCGCGTATTTTACTGCGAAGGTCGAACCCTTCCTGTCCGAGGGCATCGAGTTCCACGGGCACCGCTCGACTGAAAGGCTACGTCAGGAGGTCGCGCAGGCCCGGGGCGCGTTGGTCACGCCCCTGTGGGACGAACCGTTCGGTCTGGTGGCAGCGGAAGCGCTGTCCTGCGGCACGCCCGTCGCCGGGTTCAATCGCGGGGCGCTGTCCGAAGTGGTCGGCGACTGCGGCATCCTGGTCAAAGGCGGCGATGTCGGCGCGCTGGCGCACGCCATCCGCCGACTTGACTCGATCGACCGAACCGCGTGCCGCGAGCGGGCGACGAGCATGCTCTCGATCGAGGCGATGATCGCGGGGTACGAGCGGTGCTACGCCAAGGTCATCGCCGGGGCGCGGCTCGCTTCCTTGCCGCGGCTTGCCTGGGCCTCGAGCTGTTCGAGCACCACCGAACTGCTCGCATAGGGCTGGTGTTCCTGTTGCCGGGTGAGCGCGAAATGCGCCTCGCCCGGTTCGCGCAGCTTGATCCAGCCGCCGCGTCCGTCGGGCTCGATCAGCCCCATCAGGCGGAACGCACGCAGCCAGTGCTGCATCGTCGGTTCGCCCCATTTCTCCGCAAAGATCTGTGCATTGGCGACGACGCTGTCGAGATGGTGCACCGGCGGCATGTGGTGCTTATGATACTGGTGATAGGCCTTCGCCCCGCGCGCCCACCACAGCGGGACGTCATGCGCCGCAATGGTGCGCCCGAAATCGGTATCCTCGCCGCCATAGCCGACATAGCGCGGATCGAACCCGCCCAGTTCTTGGAAGGTCTTGGTCCGAAGCGCAAAATTGAGCGACCAGAAGCAGCGGTAATCGCCGCAATGGCCGACCATCCCGCGCGGTGGTCCGGCCCGGTCGGAATGCTTGACCGCCAACCGTTCGAACTTCGTATAGTCGATACCGTCCTCGGTCGCGCCCTGCGGAAGATAGCCGACTTCGCCCATCAGCACGCCTTCATTGAAGGCAGAGGCGGCGGCATAATCCTCGATCAATCCCGGCGCGGGGATGCAGTCGACATCGAGGAAGACCAGCAATTCGCCGCGCGCATGTTCGGCGGCGGTGTTCCTCGCTTCCGCGAGGCAAATGTCCCCGCTGCCGAGCAACACCTGCCGGATCGGGAAGCTGGTGCTGGGTAGCTCGTAACGGTGGTCCTGCATGACCGCGATCACCAGTTCGCAAGGCGGGCGGCGCGAATGGTTCAGTCCGCTGACCAGATTGCGCAGATGGTCTTCGCGTCCATGCGCGAGCGTGCATACCGAAATCGTCATGCCACGACCTCCAGCGCGGGCTTGCTGTCCATTCCCTGCCACAGCTCGGTCGCGAGCGTGTCCAGCCATGCCGCGGCCGCTTCGGCCGGGTGTGGTTCGATGATCGCCCGCTGCTGTTCGACATCGATCAGCGCCGCGGCCGACCACAGCCGCTGCCACGCGGCGGGGTGCGAAGGCCAGTGGCGCGACACCGCCGCCAGCCCTTCGCGATCGAGCACTTCGGCCTTGCAGAACTGCTCGTCGAAATAGCGCCATTCGGGAATGACTACCCATGGCTTGCCCGCCGCCAGCACCATGTGCACGGTAGTATTTCCGCAGGACGAAACCACGCGATCCGCTGCGGCGATCCAGTCGCGCGGATTCTCGACCCAGCCGCGATGGTCGAGATTGCCCGGCGGGGTCTCGTGCCATTCGCTGCGGACCTTGCCGATGGTGATCCAGCGGGCCTCGGGTTCGGCGCGCGCGCCCAGCGTCAGCGGGGTCGACGGAGTGCCTTCACCACCGCCGCCGGCAATGACCAGCACGATTTCGTCTTCCCCGCCCAGTCCGAGTTTGCGCCGCGCTTCGCGCTTGGTGGGAAACTGCGTGCAGTCGATCCCCACGCCCGAGGCATAATGCGTCTTCCGGCGCAGATAGGCCGGGCGGTCATGCTGTTCGATCTGCTCCGAATAGGGGGCGAGCAGGCCGACCGCGCTATCATAGGCGGCGAGATGCCCCGGATCGCCGCGTTCGCCATGCTGGAGCACCGCGACATGCGGCACCGAACACAGCCGCGCCAACTGGCCAAGTTCGGCGGAGACATCGGTTACGAAGAGGCTGGGTCGTGCCTGCGCGAACCACCCCGAAATCGTTGCGAACGCATCGGTGATCGTTGGCCAGCCGAGCGGGGCGCAATGAACCGTCTCGGGCATCGGAAGCGCGGCCATGGCAGGCGCTTCCCGTCCGGTCGGCTCGAACAGCGAGGGGATCGTGCGGATTTCGATCCGCTCGTCGAGCGCCGGGAAGATGTCGTCCCGTGCGCAGAACAGCGTCACGCCGCGCGACCCGATCAATTCATTGGCGATCGCCGCCGCGCGCTCGGCATGGCCGCGCCCCTGGTGGTGGACGAAATAGCCGATGGGGCCGGTCATGCTCATGCTGGAATCCTTGTATCCTGGCGCTCGCGAAGCCGCTGCGCGCGGTGCTGCGCGAGGATGCCCTCGAGCGTGCCGGAGGCGTGGCTACGCCGCGCCAGATAGACATTGGGACGCCTTGCCAATGCGGCGATCTCCGCCGCGTGATTGCCGACCATGATCGCGTTCTGGCAGGCGGTCAGCATATCCTCGTCATTGCCGCTGTCGCCGGCCGCGAAGACCTGTTCGACCGGCACATCGAACATGCGTGCGACATGCCCCATCGCCGCTGCCTTGCCAGCCATGGGCGGCAGGACGTCGAGCAGGCGGTCGTGGCTGAATACGACGCGCGCCGGGATGCCATGGCTGCGCAGCCGATCCTCGACCTGCGCCGCCAAATCGGGCGAGCTGGCGAAATAGCTGCGCTTGAAGGGGCGTTGCTCGTAGCTCGCCTGCGGGATCAGTCCCGGCAGGTCGCCCAGCGCCTCGTCGATGGCAGTGGGGTGCCATTCATAGCTGATGCCATCGGCATAATCGGTATCCAGCACCAACGTGCCGCCGCGCTCGACATAGATCTCGGTCCCGACCGAAGTGATCCAGGCGCGCGGGTCGGGCAGCTTCCAGTCACGCACCAGTCGGCGCGCTTCGACGATCGAGCGACCGGTGGCGATCACAAAACCGAACTGCGCCTGCCGCTGGAAGAACTGGCCGATGCGCAGCGCACCGCGGTCGCAGCCGGTGAGCGTGTTGTCGAGATCGCTGACCAACAGGTGAGCAGGCCGCGGACGCAACGGGGTGGCGGGCGCGGTGACCTGCCTGGCAATCGCCATGAAGCCGCCCGCATAGGCATCCCAATTGACCCCCCGGCTGTTGGCCTGCGCATTATGCGAGCATGTGTCCCACAGTCGGCGATCGGTGACCAATTGCTCGATCGCCTGGCTTATTTCGCTCTCGCTCCCCGGGTCGACCAGCAAGCCATGCTCGAGTTCGCCGACGATATCCTGCGGGCCGCCGATCTTGGTGGCGACGACGGGAACGCCATGCGCGGCGGCCTCGACCAGTGTCAGGCCGTAGGGCTCCATCAGCGCGGGATTGACGAACACGCCGCGCGTCCGGGCGGCGAGGGTATAGAGCTCCTTCACCTGCTGGCGCGTGTGCGACTTGGGATAGGCGACGCTGCCGTAGAGATCATGGCGGTCGACCGCATCGATGAGACCGCGCAGCACATCCTGCTGCTCCGCTTCGCCCGATTGCAGATCGTCGCGCAGCCCGGCGAGGACGACCAGATTGCATTGCTCGCGCAGCGTAGCCGACTTGCCGAAGGCTTCGACGAGCCGGACGAGATTCTTCTTGTGGACGGGGCGGGCAATCGCCAGCAGCACCGGCTTCATCGGTTCGCGCAGGAAGGGGGAGATCAGTTCGATCGCCGAAGAGATTTCGCTGCCCGCGGAACTGCGGTCGATACCCGGGATGAGGCGATGGATCTTGCCGATCCGGGACGAAGGATAGGCCGCCAGCTGCCGTTCGCATTCGTCGCGTGACGAGCCGATGATGGCGCGCGCACCCGCAATCGCCCGATCCTCTTCCGCGATCCGCGCATCGAGCGGGGCGCTCGGCGCATCCATCGCGAGGCGCTTGTCCATGCCGAGCGAATGCGCGGTGTAAATGAAGGGAATGCCCAGCGCGTCTTCGACCTTGCGCGCCACATCCGCTGCATCGGCAAAATGCGCATGTATCAGGTCGGGGAGCCGCTCGCGCTGTTTGAGCTCCGCGATCAGCGCCTCGGTAAAGGCGGCGCGGTCGGCGCTCAGCGCCTCCTTGGCCAGATAGCGCCGATTGCCGCTGTCGATCCGCCGTACCACCAGCTTGGGGCCAAGCCATTCCTCGGCCTCGGCATGGATCGCGCCGAGCCGCGGATCGTCGAACCGCCGCGTAATGATTTCTGTCATTTCCACATCGCCGCGCCGGGCAAGCGCTTCCATCTCGCCCAGGATATAGGTGATGTGCCCCCCCGTATCTTCGGTGATCCCGTACCGGACCGGCTCGCCTTTCAGGCAGCCGCCGAGTGCGAGCGATACGATATGCAAAACTGGTCCCCTTGATTGGCTTCGCCCAGCTAACGGGCGAAGCCGCGTCGCCGCCTCCCAACCATCATTGCGTAAGCTGGGAACAGGGGATGGCCGAAGGGGTTAGCGGCGCCCGGCGGGGTTCTGCGACGAGAGCGCGAGCAGGTCTTCGGGCGTATCGATGTCCGCCAGCGTGGCGGCGCTGGCCGGAGCGATCGCACTTGCGTCCGCCAAACCGAGGCTCCGTGCGCCCGCTTCGCCTTGCAAGGCGCAGAGGCGATCGAAGATGCTGCGTGGAAAGCCCGCCGGGGATCCCTCGGCGCCGCTGGCATAACGCGTGAAGACCGGACCGCCGGTTTCGGCCAGCAGGCGAAGATGGGCAGGCTCGACGAAGGGCATATCGGCCAGCGCAATGACCACGCGCGAACAATCCTGCGCAGCACGCACGCCTGCCGCAATCGATGTCCCCATACCCTCGGCGGCGCGGTCATTGGTCACCGCATGCCAGCCGCTCCGCGCCGGGATGGCGGAATGCGGGCCGCTCACAATGTAACGCTGCGCAAAGCCCGCCTCTTCCGCTGCTAGCGCGACCCATGACCACAGCGGCTGACCGCGGAAGTCCTGGGTGAGCTTGTCGCGGCCGAACCGCTTTCCCCGGCCCGCAGCGAGGAAGATGAACCCGACCCCGGGGTCAATCGGCGGCACGCAATCGCTCATATTCGGCAACGATTTCCGCCAGCGCGGACAGCGCCAGCGTGGTGGGGGATTTGCAGGAGGGGATCAGTCCGATCGGGCTGCGGATGGAGGCAATCGCCTGCTCGTCCACGCCGCGCGCAGCTAGCGTCAGCGCGCGGTCCATCCGCGCATTTTCGCCGCCCTGCGCGCCAATGTAGAAAGCCTCGCCCGAGGTTATTTGTTCGAACAGCGCGGCTTCCCATTCGTGGTCGTGGAACAGCAGCAGCGCGGCAGTCCAGCGGTCGAGTGTGATATGCGGGGCGGGCGAGCCGAGCGTGAGGTGGTCTTTGCGATGGGTCTCGATATGCAGCCTCATCGCTGCGCCAAGCTGCGCGAAGGCTTCGAGCTCGGGCCCTTCGCCGATAACCGCGATTTTCAGGCGCGGCTGATAGCGGCGCTCAGCCAGCGGGGACGGGGATGGCAGCGGGAGAACGGCCGGGCGGCGGCTGTCGAGTGCTTGCACGATATCGCGGCAGGCGATGCGCTGGGGTGCAGGGTCGAGCAGGATATCCAGCCCGCCGCCACAGGGCAGGCGGAAGTCGATCATCGCCGAACCGCTCCCGTAGCGGATGACGCGTGGGCCGGTTTGCGCGTGCAGATCGCTGACAAGTTGCGCTTCGAGACAGCCATCGGACAGGTTGCCTATGGTTGTCCCATCGGGACGCACTGCCAGTTGCGCGCCCAGCCGCCGCGAAAAGCTGCCTTCGATACCGACGATCGTACACAGGCCGACCCCGGGTTCGCAGGCGGCGACCAGTGCGGCGTGATCCTCGTCGACATCCTGCCGAAATGTCTGCTCGGCCAGCATCAATCGGGCATGGCCGCCAACACGCGGTCGGGGGTCATCGGATAGTCGAACAGCCGTGCGCCGCAGGCGTGGTAGATCGCATTGGCAATCGCCGCCGCCCCGCCGCACATGCCCAGCTCGCCGATGCCCTTGGCCTGGATCGGGCTAGCAGCGGGATCGCGTTCCTCGACCATGATGACCTCGAGGTCGGGCACATCGCGATGCACGGGGACATGGTATTCGGCGAGATCGCAATTCACCAGATGGCCGTCGCGCGGATCGAATTCGAGCGCTTCGGTCAGCGCCGCGCCGATGCTCCAGGTGATCCCGCCGAAGCATTGCGAGCGCGCGGTCTTGCGGTTGAGCACGCGGCCGAAGCCAAACGCGCCGAGCATGCGATCGACGCGGGTCTCGCCGGTGTAGTGGTTGACCCGCACCTGTGCGAAGAACGCGCCAAACCCGGCCGCGGTAAAGTCGTCGTCGATCGCGCCGGGTTCGTAATGGCCTTCCTGCGCGAGTTCGGTGCCATCGAGCAGTTGCACCAGCGTTTTGCCGCCGACGACCTGGCCATTGGCGAGATCGAGTTCGGTCTCCGCCACGCCGACACGCGACGCCAGTTCCTCGCGCAGCGCCTTGCACGCCACATAGACCGCCGAACCACTCGAAGCCGCGCCCCAGCTGCCGCCCGAACCCGGTCCGCGTGGATGGCGGGTATCGCCCAGATCGACCAACACGTCGGCGGTATCGAGACCGAGCATTTCCCCCGCGATCTGCGCCAGGATGGTATAGGTCCCGGTGCCGATATCGGTCATGTCGGTTTCGACCAGCGCAGTGCCATCGGGCTTGAGCGTGACGCGGGCATTGGCCTCGCCGACATTGTGGACACGGGCCGCGCTCGCCATTCCGGTCCCCACCCACCATTCACCCTCGCGCGTCATCCGCGGTTTGCGCGGACCCGCATCCCAGCCAAAGGCATCGGCGCCCTGCCGGAGGCATTCGGCGAGCTTGTGCGACGAGAACGGCAGGCCCTCCTCGGGATCTTCCTTGGGGATATTGCGCAGCCGCAGTTCGACCGGATCGATACCGACCTCTTCGGCGAGCACGTCCATCGCGCCTTCGAGCGCCGGCATACCGACCGCTTCGCCCGGTGCGCGGACCGAGCCGGCGGTCATAAGGTGGATGCGCGCGACGTTGAGCATAAGCTCGCGATTATCCCCGCCATAAAGGAAGTGCGAGGATTGCAGCACGGGCTCGGCGAAGGTTTCGCCCGGCAGGTTCGACACCAGCGCCTCATGGCCAAAGCCGACCAGCCCGCCATCCGCATCCGCTGCCAGCCGCAGGCGCTGGGTCGTCTCCGACCGGCGCATGATGCATTGAAACACCTGCTGGCGCGACATGACGACACGCACCGGGCGCTCGAGTTCCATGGCAGCGAGAGAGGCGGCGACGGTCTCCTCGCTGATCCCCAGCTTGGAGCCGAACCCGCCCCCGACGAAGCGCGAAACCAGCCTGACCTTGTCTTCGTCCAGACCCAGCGAGTCCGCCAGTTCGGAGATGTTATAGTTCAGCATCTGGAGCGATGCATGGACGGTCAGTTTCTCGCCGTCCCATTCGGCAATGGCGGCATGGGGTTCCATTGCCGCCGAGGCGTGCCCCTTGGTGGTGTAGGTAACGTCGACGCTATGCGCGGCGGTGGACATGGCCTGCGCCAGGTCGCCTTGCCGGACGGTCTCGTCTTCCTGCTCCTCGGGCTCGACATTGGCCGGAGACAGCGGCGCGCCGGGCTCTTCGCGATATTCGACAACCAGATGCTTCGCTGCGTCGCGTGCCTGTTCGAACGTCTCCGCCACCACCAGCGCGATCGGCTGGCCCCAATAGCAGACGGTTTGCGGCGATTGCTGCGGTGCCTCGTTCGCGGTGCCCTGCGCGGCGCGCGTGGTCAGCCGCTGATCGTCGATCACCGCAATGACGCCCGCTCGGCCCAGCACGCTATCCTTGTCGATGCGGACGATCTCGCCGTGCGTGATCGTCGCCGTGACCAGCACGCCTTCGGCGCAGCCGTCCACCGGGTATTCGGCAGCATAGGGTGCGGTTCCGGTGACCTTGGCCAGCCCTTCGACACGGCTGAGTGGTTTCCCGATTACGCCCTGCTTCATCGAATCCAGCCGGTTGGCGGTATCGGGTTCGTCCTGCTTGAGATGCGCGCTCATGCGGCGTCCTCCGTCGCTTGCGACAGCACCGCATGCAGGGTGCGCCGCGCCAGGGGGATCTTGAAGTCGTTCTCGCCATAGCCGCGCGCGCCTTCGAGAAGCACGTCGGCCGCGGCATCGAACAGTTCGGTGGACGGGACTTGGCCGATTAGCGTCTCGGCAATCCGCTGATCGTGCCACGGTTTGTGCGCCAGCCCGCCAAAGGCGAGATCGGCGCGTGAAATCTTGCCGTCCTTCACTTCGACCACCGCCGCAATCGACACCAGGGCGAAGGCATAGGACGAGCGTTCGCGCACCTTGCGGTAAAGCTGCGTCCCGCCCACCGGGCGCGGAAGCGTAACCGCAGTGATCACTTCGCCGGGTTCGAGGACGTTCTCGATCCATGGCGTATCGCCGGGCAGGCAGTGGAAATCGCGCACCGGGACCGTCCGTTCGGCATCTTCGCCGGTGGCAATATGGACCGTCGCATCGAGCGCGCTCAGCGCCACAGCCATGTCTCCGGGATAGGTGGCGATGCAGTCTTCACTGGTGCCGAGGATCGCATGCAGCTTGGCAATCCCGTCGATCGCGCCGCAGCCGCTACCGGGTTCGCGCTTGTTGCACGGCTGGTCGATATTCATGAAATAGAAGCAGCGGGTGCGCTGGCACAGATTGCCGCCGGTCGTGGCCTTGTTGCGCAATTGCTGCGTCGCCCCGGCCAGGATCGCCCGCGCGAGCACGGGATAGTCCGCGCGGACCCGCGGATGCACCGCGGTCGCGGTATTTGTCGCTAGCGCGCCGATGCGCAGACCGCCATCGTCGGTATCCTCGATTTCCGCAAAGCCCACCCGGTTGACATCGGCCAGCTGCCCCGGCGTTTCGACCTGCAGTTTCATCAGGTCGAGCAGATTGGTCCCGCCCGCGATTGCAGTGGTTTCGGGTTCGGCGAGCATCTGCGCCGCATCCGCCAGCGTCCGTGCGCGATTGTATTGGAAAGGCCTCATGCGACCTCCTCCGCCGCGACTTCGCGAATGGCGGCGACGATATTGGCATAGGCGCCGCAGCGGCACAGATTGCCGCTCATCCGCTCGCGGATTTCCTCGTCGCTCAGTTCGATGGCGTCCAGATCGCCGCTCGCATCGCTCGGCCAGTCATTCGCCAGCTCCTCGATCAGCGCAGTAGCCGAACAGATTTGCCCTGGCGTGCAATAGCCGCACTGGAAGCCGTCATGCTCAAGGAATGCGCGCTGCAGGGCCGAGGGCGCGTCGGGCGTGCCCAGCCCCTCGATGGTCGTCACACTGTCGCCGTCATGCATCGCGGCGAGCGTCAGGCAGCTGTTGATGCGGATGCCGTTGACGATCACCGTGCAGGCCCCGCACTGGCCATGGTCGCAGCCCTTTTTGGTGCCGGTCAGGCCGACATCGCGGCGCAGGAAATCGAGAAGGGAGACCCGCGGGTCGTCGGGGATCGGGTGCTGGTTTCCGTTAACGGATATCGTGTCGGCCAAGGACGCCTCCTTTACCCGATTAACCCTTTCCGGGCTAAAGGTGTCCGCGTCTCTGAAAATATCCGGTCGGTGCTGCCGCCTACAGGTCGGGCAGCCGCTGGTCGGCAAAACCCCAGCCGTGCAGCGATTTCGACTGCGCGCGATCAAGCAGGGTCTTGGCATCGTCGATAGAATAGGGATGCGCATTGTCCATCCCTTTCAGCTCGTTCCACGCGAGCGGAATGGCGACCGGCGCGCCCGAGCGAGCGCGCGCCGAATAGGGCAGTACGGCAGTCGAGCCGCGCTGGTTGCGCAGCCAGTCGATGAAGATCCGTCCCTTGCGCTTGGCCTTGCTCATGGTGGCGGTAAACCGGTCGGGCTCGGCCATGCTCAGCGCTTCGGCGAACCGGCGCGAGAAATCCTTGTGCTGGTTCCAGTCATGGCCGGGGGTCAGCGGCACCACCACATGCACGCCCTTGCCGCCCGTCAGCATGGCAAAGCTGGTCAGCCCGAGATCGGCCAGCTGCGCGCGAATATCGCGCGCCGCCTGTTTGACCTCGTCGAACCCCAGCCCCTCGTCGGGATCGAGATCGAAGATCATCCGGTCGGGCCGTTCGACCGCATCCGAGCGCGCGCACCAGCCGTGGAACTCAATCGTACCCATCTGCACGCATTGAAGCAGCCCGCGCGCCTCGTCGATGAACAGGTAATCCTCGTGCCCACCATCTTTCTCGCGGATCGGTACGTGGTGCACCGCATCGCCGAAGCTGCCGCTGTC contains:
- a CDS encoding xanthine dehydrogenase family protein molybdopterin-binding subunit; amino-acid sequence: MSAHLKQDEPDTANRLDSMKQGVIGKPLSRVEGLAKVTGTAPYAAEYPVDGCAEGVLVTATITHGEIVRIDKDSVLGRAGVIAVIDDQRLTTRAAQGTANEAPQQSPQTVCYWGQPIALVVAETFEQARDAAKHLVVEYREEPGAPLSPANVEPEEQEDETVRQGDLAQAMSTAAHSVDVTYTTKGHASAAMEPHAAIAEWDGEKLTVHASLQMLNYNISELADSLGLDEDKVRLVSRFVGGGFGSKLGISEETVAASLAAMELERPVRVVMSRQQVFQCIMRRSETTQRLRLAADADGGLVGFGHEALVSNLPGETFAEPVLQSSHFLYGGDNRELMLNVARIHLMTAGSVRAPGEAVGMPALEGAMDVLAEEVGIDPVELRLRNIPKEDPEEGLPFSSHKLAECLRQGADAFGWDAGPRKPRMTREGEWWVGTGMASAARVHNVGEANARVTLKPDGTALVETDMTDIGTGTYTILAQIAGEMLGLDTADVLVDLGDTRHPRGPGSGGSWGAASSGSAVYVACKALREELASRVGVAETELDLANGQVVGGKTLVQLLDGTELAQEGHYEPGAIDDDFTAAGFGAFFAQVRVNHYTGETRVDRMLGAFGFGRVLNRKTARSQCFGGITWSIGAALTEALEFDPRDGHLVNCDLAEYHVPVHRDVPDLEVIMVEERDPAASPIQAKGIGELGMCGGAAAIANAIYHACGARLFDYPMTPDRVLAAMPD
- a CDS encoding FAD binding domain-containing protein, with the protein product MRPFQYNRARTLADAAQMLAEPETTAIAGGTNLLDLMKLQVETPGQLADVNRVGFAEIEDTDDGGLRIGALATNTATAVHPRVRADYPVLARAILAGATQQLRNKATTGGNLCQRTRCFYFMNIDQPCNKREPGSGCGAIDGIAKLHAILGTSEDCIATYPGDMAVALSALDATVHIATGEDAERTVPVRDFHCLPGDTPWIENVLEPGEVITAVTLPRPVGGTQLYRKVRERSSYAFALVSIAAVVEVKDGKISRADLAFGGLAHKPWHDQRIAETLIGQVPSTELFDAAADVLLEGARGYGENDFKIPLARRTLHAVLSQATEDAA
- a CDS encoding (2Fe-2S)-binding protein is translated as MADTISVNGNQHPIPDDPRVSLLDFLRRDVGLTGTKKGCDHGQCGACTVIVNGIRINSCLTLAAMHDGDSVTTIEGLGTPDAPSALQRAFLEHDGFQCGYCTPGQICSATALIEELANDWPSDASGDLDAIELSDEEIRERMSGNLCRCGAYANIVAAIREVAAEEVA